ATAGAGAACTTAATTTGAAGGTTGTATCCTCTTTTGCTTATTGACTTGGCATTTGGTAATAGTTACTGATAAGATATTTTGACCCTGAACAGAGGATTGTAGTGCCAATCAGCATGTGGCACGGATCAAAATTTATTGTGCCAATAAAAAATGTGTTCACCATTCAGTGTTGGAGGTATGGATGTGCTAAGTGACCCTTGTAAAAAATATGGCCCTGTAACTAGGCTCTGTCTCATATAGTCGTTGCCACCTATGATCAATTAACCAGTGGCAGTATTTTAGCCTGATTGTAATCCAAATCTATAAATCACTCTAACAGACTTTAGAGAATCCAAACAAAAACCAGTGATGCACTATTGAATAGGCCATCATGATCCCATGTAGGACAATAGCTAATATTAGCAGAAAATGAATCATTAATTAGCAGCTGATGAGATGAAGGAAACTCATTTTATTAAGCAGATAAGTTTCTAATTCTACAAACAATTTAATATCATAGTTGTGTTCTCAAAGAATTTCTTAACAGAACAATATATCTTGGAGACTAAAGAAACTAGACTACATTGACACAAAATATTATCAACAGGCAATATCATATGTATCTATACCGTTCTAATTACTGAGACGACTACACTACACCACCTATCATCATATGGTAATCATCAATATAATGAAATTGCCAAAACTAGTCATTAAATACAAaagacaataacaataataaattaatcaaccaaacttttttttttaaccaaACCTGTTGCTGAATAAGAATAAACTGAGAAATGAATGTAAACAGATTTTTGGACATTGGTAGTTACCTATCCTCATAAATAATAGGAAGCAATCTCAATAGAAATTGCAAACGGAGGCACAATGAAGTTTTTAAAGCGGCAGCAGAAGGTGGGGCAGAATCAGTTGGTCGCCTACCAAGGACAGGGCTTCCACCTCGGATTACTTTACGACTGCTTCCTTTGTTTGAAGAAGCTTCAGGATTCACACTAGATTTACAACCATTGGATGTTACTGTATTAATTTGTTGATCAATAGCTCCCATCTGCTTGATCAACTCAGAGGTAAATAAATTGCGCAACTCATTGGAACTTCGATCTATACATGGCAATATTAGTTCTGCAAGAGCTTTCTCGGTTATGTACTGCTGACTAGAACTGCAACCTTCAGCATCCATACTATGGATCACTTTGGAAGATTTCCTAACATCAATGCTCTCATCCACAACCTCCCCTTCTTCGACACAAATGGCTTCGAATTTTCTCTTCTCACCTCTATTAGAGGCTAAATCAGATAGTGAACTTGGCCAACCCCACGGTTTCCAAAACCGTGCTTTAGTTGGGAAGCCTTTCCTCTGAGCAACCGATACAAGTTGTTGCCTTATAGATTTGCGTCCGAGAAGAACATCTGGACCAGCTAAAATCCATTTTGTATCCATAACCAATGATTCTTGAAGTAATTTTCCAAGCAGGTGCACAACTTCCGAATAAAGAGGAGCAGCTTCAGGCCTGGCAAGTATCCTTGTCAGAATAATTTCAGTGAATTTCTTTTCACTTTCAGATAGTGCGAAATTTTCAGCGCTAGGAGATAAGGATCGAATTGCCTCAACAAAGGGCATGTTGTGAGTTTCAATTTTTTCAATAAGAGCTTGCTCATTCAGAAGTAACCTCAACTCTAACCATTGCCAATGGAATTTTGCAGGTTGCAGGGTATCCAAAACGTGTATGAGCTTATCCAAAAGGCTTGCCTCAGTTTCAGCATATGATCTAGGTTCAGCAGGACCTGCAACCCATGATCCATCTTCACGTGCAACTGTAAATGCTGGCATTTTGCCATCAATAAGTGCATTCAGAAACAGCCTTGCACGGAGTGGAACGAATGCCATTGTTTTCAAATGTTTATCTGGATTATGTAATTCAAGCATTGCGGCAAACTCAGAATCACCAGAATCATTGGTCAGAAGATCATAAAAACCATGGGTATTTTGAAAAAACACTTCTCGAAATGGCTTGTGCCTAATAGCATCACCAATGGCCGTTGAAAAACATTGATATAGTAGGATGTCCTCACGGGATGCAATATTGCTATTGAGAATATATGACCTCCAAATGACCATTGCAAAGATCGAATATGCCGGAGGAAAAACCAAACTGAGTGGAAGCAGTTGTTGCATTCTTAAAAGACCTAAAATATATGATTCACCAAGCATCTCTGCAACTAGTCCATCAAAAACTGTCCTGCAGTTCCCAACCAGAAGCCGAAACCAATGCACATAAACCTCAATGCAATAATCAAGCTTCATCATGCCAATAGTACGGGAGATGCCATTTGAACTAGATCTTGCACTTCGTATAAACTGCAGAACATCCAAGCCTTCCTTTAATCTAAAGGCGGTGATCATCCTGTCTAGGCTGCTAACTCCTCGAACAATAGCCCCAAGAACTAGCGCAGATATAGCTGCTGCAGCTTTAGCAGCCTTTCCAACGATGAGTTTTGTAGAATTGTTCAGAAGCTCATTGGAATGGTTTTGATATATTTCGTTAGTTTCAGGTGATAACTGGAATTGATTTCGATGGGCTTTTCCAGGAGCACAGGTTGTCGAAATAGCTGAAGAAGCTTCAGCAGCCAATGCTATCTCAAATACACGGTTCAGACGATCACCAAGAGCATCTTTTAGCAAGCAGAGAGAGGCTATATGAATCTGCAAGATGTGCCTTACACAATTCAGTGAATTTATTGAGGATGGAAAGGCTTGATAATTACTGCTTGTTGTGAAATCAGGCAATTTTACAACAGCTAGTCCTATGCTACCAATGATTGCAGACACAGCAGAAGCCACAACACTGGGATCTCCTTCTATACTTGCACCACCAATTTGCCTGATGCATTCCACAAGGCCACAAACGATATCATGAGCTATTTGGTAAACGTCATCCCATTTTTCAGGGGAATGGATTCTGGAAGTAGGAGCTGCAAAtagttttctttcctttccataaaaGTAGTGCACAGCTTCCTCAACatgtcgctgcactaattccttcATGTTTGTGCCAATTCTAGACATCCTTCCGTTCATCCTCTGACGAATGTGTTCATCAGCATCTGTAATTCCTGCTGAGACTCCTGGAGAAAACATAAATTCACCATCCACCGACCGTCCAGTGTCAAGTTCTGCAAGCATCCTTTGATCACATGTAGCTCGAAAGGATTTTTCCCACTTTGACACATTTGTCACATCTCTATATTTCTTTAATAAGTTGCGAGCATAGGCAAAAGCAACTGACCCATAGGGCCTTCCATTTGATGTTATCGTGGCCAAACTTCGATGAATTGAAGCAGTCAAGGCTTCAGGTAAAAGATCTGCAGCTCGAAGCACATTCTCATACCTGAATCAGGCAAATTtttcatgcaaagaaaagcaaaaaattaaaaataagtaatAAGTATAAGCTCAAACATAAAAATTTGGAGTCGACTTACAAGATAATGGTACAATAATATCAACACAACCAACCCATAAAAATGATGTACCATAATATCAACATAACCAATCCATAAAACCCAATGCACAGTGAACATAATAATATATGGTCATATAAAGAAACTATAGATACTGAAACATTATCAACTATCATGGAAATTTGGTTTTCACTATCATCCATAGATCACACAAAGCAAACAAGATAGGATAACACAGTCAGAAAAAAGATACAATTaacagaaaaaaatttaaaaagagtATAACTCAACTTTATACTACTTAATGATCAAACTACAACAAATTTCAACAAGGggcaaaagaatataaaaaaaactcAGAAGCAAACAAATCACCAACAAAGGACATACCTTtgaagggaagaaaatagaaatgctTCCCCAACCTGGCAGACTTGGAATTCTCTACTTTTGGGAAATACGGCATTCCTTACACCCTGCACAACAATGCTTGGTCCACAAAGTACTTTGGGTATCAACCATATCAAGAACTTTATTGCTGAAATGAAGTCACCAGAAATATCCAATACATAAAGAATGAATAAAATTTCATCTTCGCCTAGCTTCCACCTTGCAGCATTTCTGTCATCAGGCTGTGGTACAGAATAAACATCAGTACAGTTGCTCACTTTCGAAGCAGCTTTTTCATTTCCTTCAACAAGTTGCCTAATCGATTTTAACAACcagattgagatggatctcctctCAAGCAATCTTAGTTGCTTCAAAGCCTTACCAATATCACTTTGGTTTCCTGATATCATCCGGTTGGCCTCCTTAGGTACTTCGCTATCAGTAACAGGTCTGTGGTGGGGACAACTCACCTTGTTATCACATACATGGCTGGTAGATGCCCCCTGGCTACTCTCAATCCTTGCAGCTGCTAACTGAGCTAGAGACTGTGTTTTCCGCACAGTCTTCTGCCTACCTCTCGAAGCAGGTTTAGCTGGTTTAAGTGGCAGTTCAACCTTGAAGGATTCTTGAGACTTAGATCCCTTCTTCACCCACCAAGTATCTTCATCATCTGAATGACTCGAGGAAAACCCTTCTGGAGCAGAGCTCCTATCATCAACTAGCTTTTGCCACTTCCCTTTTCTACATTCCTCACAGCCAGGTGTCTCCTCTGTCAAATCAACTTTGCTTTCTAAAGAGCCTGGTGTTCTTTTTGAAATTCCTTGAGAATCATCAGGACATGTTTCCATTGGCATggcaaaaggaagagaaaaacgcAAAAAACGAGAAATTAAAACCTTCAGCTGTGTAATTTGATCCTTTGTTTTAGCATGACCAGGAGATGAAGAATCTATATATTTTTGCATAGAAAAAACTGAACAAACATCACCTCTACTGCTTGACTGATTGGATTTACCACCCAGAAGTCCACGAAGTAAGAGCCGACGCTCATTTGAGTACGCATGGACAAATTCATATAACAAATGGACTTCTGTAGTTCTTGCTTCTTCTAGAACATCAAATAAACATGATCCAGGCAGCTGCTGCAGAATTCTTCGATGCCTTCTTTGCCTTTCCATATCTAACAAGCTCTCATTTTTATCCATAATTCCACTAGCAATTAGCTGCCTTACATAAGCATGTGGAAAGAAAATGCCATTCCTTATTGTTTCCACTAGGAAAATTTCCACACACCTGAAACTTCCCGCTTTCCCTATCTCATGCTGGTCTAGCCAACACACAACAATGTCGTGCAGTGGACCAGGACCTtgaaagatctctcttttattcttCCTATCATGCAAGCTCCTTGAATTATTTCTAGGAACAGAAACATTTTCTACTACTGCGCCATCCAACAAAGTATCATTATCAGAGCTAGTTTTTCCACTTGTACCAAACAGCAAGATATTTCCATCACTAGACTGAGTTAAGCTAAGCAAATCTTCCATCTTAAGCTTTAAAAGCAATACTGCAAAATATATTTGTGAAAAATCTTTCCTTCCAGTCAATTTGAGATCATTAGGCAAGGAAGTACGGAAATTTCGATAATCACAAGTAGCCCACTCACAAAGAAAAAATATGGAGCAAATAAGAGACAAACCAATAGTCCCAATCCACTTCAAGGATGACCTCAGACATGGACTGATTTCTGCAAACCACCGCTCTTCGACGGCCACATCAGACAAATCTTCAAAGAGAGAATTATAAGCAATCATTACATTTCCTGTTATCAAAGCTCTATCCAAGGCCAGTAAAACCTTAGCAGCACCATGAGCTTGAAGGCTAGGGTTTACAATGTTTGAGAGATTGGAAGCACGTTTCTGGATAGAGGAAACAACATACCCGCACGACAAGTAACGAAGATAAGCATCTCGTGTATCAAACTGCACATTATCTACACACTCAGGTAACTTCAAAAATGTGTTTCTATAGCGTAAATCAGGAACAACATTGGATGACAGAGGAAAGCAATCTAAGGCAACAAAAGTATCAGGCACAGCAACTATCAAATACCGGACAACCCCAACCATTGCATCCACAAGGGataacttttgagaagtatcCACCGAACTCAAAATACTGGAAGAAGGATCCTGTACTTTTTGAACAAAGAGGTCCATAAACATGCGTACGTAGGTCTGTGAGAGTGCAACACTCTCAATCATGTCAACCAGAAGAGGCAAAAGCAACTCAAAAGCCTCTGGTGATTCCTTCTCCTGAACGAATAGATTAAACAAGTATAAATTTGAGCCACTTCAATATCTATTGTTGTTTCAATTGTTTTGCCCAAACAAGGAGTTCAATTACCTGAAGTTGATTGAAAATCATCTCTATGATGGGAGAGGGAAGAAGTAAGCCTTCTGCAAGATGCCACTGTACAAGGTGACACATATACCACCACTTGAAGTCCAGAGAAGGCTCCTCATCAGGAGTAGACGAGGAAGAGTCATTTTTCTGTGGTGTTAGATAAGGTACAACCATAGTACTTTGTGATGACTGATTCTTGTTAGGTGTAGGAATATTAGAACCATCTTTTGGAAAAATTTCATCCAAGAGCTGCTGCAAGTACTCAACGACATCTTTAGACAACAAGTCAGATCGAGCAAATTGTGCTTTGTCTGATGGAACACTCGTTGAGGCTGGTCGAACCTGAAAAAGATATCTCAATGATATGAATATGGGCACTGAAAATGGCAGCACGGCA
The DNA window shown above is from Musa acuminata AAA Group cultivar baxijiao chromosome BXJ2-4, Cavendish_Baxijiao_AAA, whole genome shotgun sequence and carries:
- the LOC103982672 gene encoding mediator of RNA polymerase II transcription subunit 12 yields the protein MQQRYSAASCGGGVSNSAVGGASSRENARVESSYSASNFSLNSRRQSQVPSYKLKCDKEPLNSRLGPPDFYPQTPNCPEETLTREYLQSGYKETVEGIEEAREIALTQGLSFSKFEHILKFKEALRKRLRVINESRAQKRKAGQAYGVPLSGQLLTKAGVFPEQKPCNEDARRRWIEALSQQNKQLRSLAEHVPHGYRRKALFEVLIRHNVPLIRAAWFIKVNYLNQVRPASTSVPSDKAQFARSDLLSKDVVEYLQQLLDEIFPKDGSNIPTPNKNQSSQSTMVVPYLTPQKNDSSSSTPDEEPSLDFKWWYMCHLVQWHLAEGLLLPSPIIEMIFNQLQEKESPEAFELLLPLLVDMIESVALSQTYVRMFMDLFVQKVQDPSSSILSSVDTSQKLSLVDAMVGVVRYLIVAVPDTFVALDCFPLSSNVVPDLRYRNTFLKLPECVDNVQFDTRDAYLRYLSCGYVVSSIQKRASNLSNIVNPSLQAHGAAKVLLALDRALITGNVMIAYNSLFEDLSDVAVEERWFAEISPCLRSSLKWIGTIGLSLICSIFFLCEWATCDYRNFRTSLPNDLKLTGRKDFSQIYFAVLLLKLKMEDLLSLTQSSDGNILLFGTSGKTSSDNDTLLDGAVVENVSVPRNNSRSLHDRKNKREIFQGPGPLHDIVVCWLDQHEIGKAGSFRCVEIFLVETIRNGIFFPHAYVRQLIASGIMDKNESLLDMERQRRHRRILQQLPGSCLFDVLEEARTTEVHLLYEFVHAYSNERRLLLRGLLGGKSNQSSSRGDVCSVFSMQKYIDSSSPGHAKTKDQITQLKVLISRFLRFSLPFAMPMETCPDDSQGISKRTPGSLESKVDLTEETPGCEECRKGKWQKLVDDRSSAPEGFSSSHSDDEDTWWVKKGSKSQESFKVELPLKPAKPASRGRQKTVRKTQSLAQLAAARIESSQGASTSHVCDNKVSCPHHRPVTDSEVPKEANRMISGNQSDIGKALKQLRLLERRSISIWLLKSIRQLVEGNEKAASKVSNCTDVYSVPQPDDRNAARWKLGEDEILFILYVLDISGDFISAIKFLIWLIPKVLCGPSIVVQGVRNAVFPKSREFQVCQVGEAFLFSSLQRYENVLRAADLLPEALTASIHRSLATITSNGRPYGSVAFAYARNLLKKYRDVTNVSKWEKSFRATCDQRMLAELDTGRSVDGEFMFSPGVSAGITDADEHIRQRMNGRMSRIGTNMKELVQRHVEEAVHYFYGKERKLFAAPTSRIHSPEKWDDVYQIAHDIVCGLVECIRQIGGASIEGDPSVVASAVSAIIGSIGLAVVKLPDFTTSSNYQAFPSSINSLNCVRHILQIHIASLCLLKDALGDRLNRVFEIALAAEASSAISTTCAPGKAHRNQFQLSPETNEIYQNHSNELLNNSTKLIVGKAAKAAAAISALVLGAIVRGVSSLDRMITAFRLKEGLDVLQFIRSARSSSNGISRTIGMMKLDYCIEVYVHWFRLLVGNCRTVFDGLVAEMLGESYILGLLRMQQLLPLSLVFPPAYSIFAMVIWRSYILNSNIASREDILLYQCFSTAIGDAIRHKPFREVFFQNTHGFYDLLTNDSGDSEFAAMLELHNPDKHLKTMAFVPLRARLFLNALIDGKMPAFTVAREDGSWVAGPAEPRSYAETEASLLDKLIHVLDTLQPAKFHWQWLELRLLLNEQALIEKIETHNMPFVEAIRSLSPSAENFALSESEKKFTEIILTRILARPEAAPLYSEVVHLLGKLLQESLVMDTKWILAGPDVLLGRKSIRQQLVSVAQRKGFPTKARFWKPWGWPSSLSDLASNRGEKRKFEAICVEEGEVVDESIDVRKSSKVIHSMDAEGCSSSQQYITEKALAELILPCIDRSSNELRNLFTSELIKQMGAIDQQINTVTSNGCKSSVNPEASSNKGSSRKVIRGGSPVLGRRPTDSAPPSAAALKTSLCLRLQFLLRLLPIIYEDRNMRQMLAPIILRLLGTRLIYEDADLCISPIHVDPSKREFESSSEVPLLNHSSDSLFDRLLAVLHGLLSSYKPSWLKPKPVSKSAHKSLRDFSPFDREVAESLQNVLDRMELPATIRRRIQAAMPLLVPSRPISAPCHLPTLSSAALTSLQPSTPSPGPHQRIIPSRASNSSSGRSKSLASQDLDMEIDLWTLLEDGTSSAPSMSSGSNMGGTSGDHSNLKACSWLKGTVRVQRTDLTYIGALDEDS